The Oncorhynchus nerka isolate Pitt River linkage group LG24, Oner_Uvic_2.0, whole genome shotgun sequence genome has a window encoding:
- the LOC115108566 gene encoding volume-regulated anion channel subunit LRRC8C-like isoform X2 — MIPVTEFRQFSEQQPQFRVLKPWWDVFTDYLSVVMLMIGVFGCTLQVRQDKIICLPQKMTIYNQTILLPNKTAVQPDVHEMMGRKTNLDFQQYSFINQMCYEKALHWYAKYFPYLVLIHTLIFMVCSNFWFKFPGSSSKIEHFISILGKCFDSPWTTRALSEVSGENPEEKDIKKSRAILNVSVEGNLDNLEKTQSLKSIPEKIVVDKPTASALDKKEGEQAKALFEKVKKFRLHVEEGDILYVMYVRQTVLKVFKFLLIIAYNSALVSEVQITVKCSVDIQDMTGYKHFSCNHTMAHLFSKLSYCYLCFVAVYGFTCLYTSYWLFYRSLKEYSFEYVRQETGIDDIPDVKNDFAFMLHMIDQYDPLYSKRFAVFLSEVSENKLKQLNLNHEWTPDKLRQRLLTNHNDRLELQLFMLSGLPDTIFEVTELQSLKLEIINNVTIPASIAQLENLQELSLYQCCLKIHTTATSFLKEKLKVLRVKFDDSRELPHWLYHLRNLEELYLIGSLSPDASKNVGLESLRELKHLKTLSLKSNFTKIPQSIVDVSSHLQRLYIYNDGTKLVMLNNLKKMVNLTELELVHCDLERIPHAVFSLTNLQELDLKENNLRSIEEIVSCQHLHKLTCLKLWHNSICYIPEHIKKLGSLERLYFSHNKIEILSPHLFLCNKLRYLDLSNNDIRFIPPEIGVLQSLQYFSVTCNKIENLPDELFFCKKLKTLKLGKNMLSLLSPKISYLVLLTHLELKGNHFELLPPELRFCRALKRGGLVVEDVLFETLPSDIRDKMKAE, encoded by the exons ATGATTCCTGTGACGGAGTTCCGGCAGTTCTCAGAGCAGCAGCCACAGTTCCGGGTTCTGAAGCCCTGGTGGGATGTGTTCACAGACTACCTCTCTGTGGTCATGTTAATGATCGGAGTGTTCGGATGCACCCTACAG GTGAGGCAGGACAAAATCATCTGCCTTCCCCAAAAAATGACCATCTACAACCAAACAATACTCTTACCAAATAAAACTGCTGTGCAGCCGGATGTGCACGAGATGATGGGCCGGAAAACTAACCTGGACTTCCAGCAGTATAGCTTCATCAACCAGATGTGCTATGAGAAAGCTCTGCACTGGTACGCCAAGTACTTCCCTTACCTAGTCCTCATACACACCCTCATCTTCATGGTGTGTAGCAATTTCTGGTTCAAGTTCCCAGGCTCCAGCTCTAAGATAGAGCATTTCATCTCCATCTTGGGAAAGTGCTTTGACTCCCCCTGGACTACTAGAGCTCTGTCTGAGGTGTCTGGAGAGAACCCAGAGGAGAAG GACATCAAGAAGAGTAGGGCGATCCTCAATGTGTCTGTAGAGGGGAACCTGGACAACCTGGAGAAGACCCAGTCCCTCAAATCCATTCCAGAGAAGATCGTAGTGGACAAGCCCACAGCCAGCGCCCTGGATAAGAAGGAAGGAGAACAGGCCAAAGCTCTATTTGAGAAGGTGAAGAAGTTCCGCCTGCACGTAGAAGAGGGGGACATCCTCTATGTTATGTATGTTCGCCAGACTGTTCTCAAAGTGTTCAAGTTCCTCCTCATCATCGCATATAACAGTGCTTTAGTCTCTGAGGTGCAGATCACAGTGAAGTGCAGTGTGGACATACAGGACATGACGGGATATAAGCATTTCTCCTGTAATCACACCATGGCCCACCTGTTCTCTAAGTTGTCGTACTGTTACCTGTGCTTCGTGGCTGTGTACGGATTCACCTGCCTCTACACTTCCTATTGGCTCTTCTACCGCTCACTGAAGGAGTACTCCTTTGAATACGTGAGGCAAGAAACGGGAATCGATGACATCCCAGACGTGAAGAATGACTTCGCCTTCATGCTGCACATGATCGACCAGTATGATCCACTGTATTCTAAGAG GTTCGCAGTGTTCCTGTCTGAGGTCAGCGAGAACAAACTGAAACAGCTGAACCTGAACCATGAATGGACGCCAGATAAGCTGCGTCAGAGACTGCTGACCAACCACAATGACAGACTGGAGCTGCAGCTGTTCATGCTGTCTGGGCTCCCAGACACCATCTTCGAGGTGACAGAGCTCCAATCCCTGAAGCTAGAGATCATCAACAATGTAACCATCCCAGCTTCCATCGCCCAGCTGGAAAACCTCCAGGAGCTGTCTCTGTATCAGTGTTGCTTAAAGATCCACACCACAGCCACTTCCTTCCTCAAGGAGAAACTCAAG GTGCTCAGGGTAAAGTTTGATGACAGCAGGGAGCTGCCTCATTGGCTGTACCACCTGCGGAATCTAGAGGAACTCTACCTCATTGGCTCACTGAGTCCTGACGCTTCGAAGAATGTGGGTCTGGAGTCCCTGAGGGAGCTGAAGCATCTGAAGACACTCTCGCTCAAAAGTAACTTTACAAAGATCCCCCAGTCCATCGTAGATGTGTCCAGCCACCTGCAGAGGCTGTACATCTACAATGATGGCACCAAGCTGGTGATGCTCAACAACCTGAAGAAAATGGTGAACTTGACTGAATTGGAGCTGGTCCACTGTGACCTGGAACGCATCCCACATGCTGTCTTTAGCCTCACGAACCTACAG GAGTTGGACCTGAAGGAAAACAACCTGCGCTCCATTGAGGAGATAGTCAGCTGCCAGCACCTCCACAAGCTGACGTGCCTGAAACTCTGGCACAACAGTATCTGCTACATCCCTGAGCACATCAAGAAGCTGGGCAGCCTGGAGCGCCTCTACTTCAGTCACAACAAGATAGAGATATTGTCCCCGCACCTGTTCTTATGCAACAAGCTTCGTTACCTGGACCTGTCCAACAACGACATCCGGTTCATTCCGCCGGAGATTGGCGTCCTACAGAGTCTTCAGTATTTCTCTGTCACGTGCAACAAAATCGAGAACCTCCCAGACGAGCTCTTCTTTTGCAAGAAGCTCAAAACCCTCAAGCTGGGCAAGAATATGCTGTCTTTGCTCTCACCAAAGATCTCATACCTGGTTCTATTGACACACCTGGAACTGAAGGGCAACCATTTTGAGCTCCTGCCTCCAGAGCTGCGGTTCTGCCGGGCGTTGAAGCGTGGCGGCCTAGTGGTGGAGGACGTCCTGTTTGAAACCTTGCCTTCAGATATCAGAGACAAAATGAAGGCTGAGTGA
- the LOC115108566 gene encoding volume-regulated anion channel subunit LRRC8C-like isoform X1 — protein MLMIGVFGCTLQVRQDKIICLPQKMTIYNQTILLPNKTAVQPDVHEMMGRKTNLDFQQYSFINQMCYEKALHWYAKYFPYLVLIHTLIFMVCSNFWFKFPGSSSKIEHFISILGKCFDSPWTTRALSEVSGENPEEKDIKKSRAILNVSVEGNLDNLEKTQSLKSIPEKIVVDKPTASALDKKEGEQAKALFEKVKKFRLHVEEGDILYVMYVRQTVLKVFKFLLIIAYNSALVSEVQITVKCSVDIQDMTGYKHFSCNHTMAHLFSKLSYCYLCFVAVYGFTCLYTSYWLFYRSLKEYSFEYVRQETGIDDIPDVKNDFAFMLHMIDQYDPLYSKRFAVFLSEVSENKLKQLNLNHEWTPDKLRQRLLTNHNDRLELQLFMLSGLPDTIFEVTELQSLKLEIINNVTIPASIAQLENLQELSLYQCCLKIHTTATSFLKEKLKVLRVKFDDSRELPHWLYHLRNLEELYLIGSLSPDASKNVGLESLRELKHLKTLSLKSNFTKIPQSIVDVSSHLQRLYIYNDGTKLVMLNNLKKMVNLTELELVHCDLERIPHAVFSLTNLQELDLKENNLRSIEEIVSCQHLHKLTCLKLWHNSICYIPEHIKKLGSLERLYFSHNKIEILSPHLFLCNKLRYLDLSNNDIRFIPPEIGVLQSLQYFSVTCNKIENLPDELFFCKKLKTLKLGKNMLSLLSPKISYLVLLTHLELKGNHFELLPPELRFCRALKRGGLVVEDVLFETLPSDIRDKMKAE, from the exons ATGTTAATGATCGGAGTGTTCGGATGCACCCTACAG GTGAGGCAGGACAAAATCATCTGCCTTCCCCAAAAAATGACCATCTACAACCAAACAATACTCTTACCAAATAAAACTGCTGTGCAGCCGGATGTGCACGAGATGATGGGCCGGAAAACTAACCTGGACTTCCAGCAGTATAGCTTCATCAACCAGATGTGCTATGAGAAAGCTCTGCACTGGTACGCCAAGTACTTCCCTTACCTAGTCCTCATACACACCCTCATCTTCATGGTGTGTAGCAATTTCTGGTTCAAGTTCCCAGGCTCCAGCTCTAAGATAGAGCATTTCATCTCCATCTTGGGAAAGTGCTTTGACTCCCCCTGGACTACTAGAGCTCTGTCTGAGGTGTCTGGAGAGAACCCAGAGGAGAAG GACATCAAGAAGAGTAGGGCGATCCTCAATGTGTCTGTAGAGGGGAACCTGGACAACCTGGAGAAGACCCAGTCCCTCAAATCCATTCCAGAGAAGATCGTAGTGGACAAGCCCACAGCCAGCGCCCTGGATAAGAAGGAAGGAGAACAGGCCAAAGCTCTATTTGAGAAGGTGAAGAAGTTCCGCCTGCACGTAGAAGAGGGGGACATCCTCTATGTTATGTATGTTCGCCAGACTGTTCTCAAAGTGTTCAAGTTCCTCCTCATCATCGCATATAACAGTGCTTTAGTCTCTGAGGTGCAGATCACAGTGAAGTGCAGTGTGGACATACAGGACATGACGGGATATAAGCATTTCTCCTGTAATCACACCATGGCCCACCTGTTCTCTAAGTTGTCGTACTGTTACCTGTGCTTCGTGGCTGTGTACGGATTCACCTGCCTCTACACTTCCTATTGGCTCTTCTACCGCTCACTGAAGGAGTACTCCTTTGAATACGTGAGGCAAGAAACGGGAATCGATGACATCCCAGACGTGAAGAATGACTTCGCCTTCATGCTGCACATGATCGACCAGTATGATCCACTGTATTCTAAGAG GTTCGCAGTGTTCCTGTCTGAGGTCAGCGAGAACAAACTGAAACAGCTGAACCTGAACCATGAATGGACGCCAGATAAGCTGCGTCAGAGACTGCTGACCAACCACAATGACAGACTGGAGCTGCAGCTGTTCATGCTGTCTGGGCTCCCAGACACCATCTTCGAGGTGACAGAGCTCCAATCCCTGAAGCTAGAGATCATCAACAATGTAACCATCCCAGCTTCCATCGCCCAGCTGGAAAACCTCCAGGAGCTGTCTCTGTATCAGTGTTGCTTAAAGATCCACACCACAGCCACTTCCTTCCTCAAGGAGAAACTCAAG GTGCTCAGGGTAAAGTTTGATGACAGCAGGGAGCTGCCTCATTGGCTGTACCACCTGCGGAATCTAGAGGAACTCTACCTCATTGGCTCACTGAGTCCTGACGCTTCGAAGAATGTGGGTCTGGAGTCCCTGAGGGAGCTGAAGCATCTGAAGACACTCTCGCTCAAAAGTAACTTTACAAAGATCCCCCAGTCCATCGTAGATGTGTCCAGCCACCTGCAGAGGCTGTACATCTACAATGATGGCACCAAGCTGGTGATGCTCAACAACCTGAAGAAAATGGTGAACTTGACTGAATTGGAGCTGGTCCACTGTGACCTGGAACGCATCCCACATGCTGTCTTTAGCCTCACGAACCTACAG GAGTTGGACCTGAAGGAAAACAACCTGCGCTCCATTGAGGAGATAGTCAGCTGCCAGCACCTCCACAAGCTGACGTGCCTGAAACTCTGGCACAACAGTATCTGCTACATCCCTGAGCACATCAAGAAGCTGGGCAGCCTGGAGCGCCTCTACTTCAGTCACAACAAGATAGAGATATTGTCCCCGCACCTGTTCTTATGCAACAAGCTTCGTTACCTGGACCTGTCCAACAACGACATCCGGTTCATTCCGCCGGAGATTGGCGTCCTACAGAGTCTTCAGTATTTCTCTGTCACGTGCAACAAAATCGAGAACCTCCCAGACGAGCTCTTCTTTTGCAAGAAGCTCAAAACCCTCAAGCTGGGCAAGAATATGCTGTCTTTGCTCTCACCAAAGATCTCATACCTGGTTCTATTGACACACCTGGAACTGAAGGGCAACCATTTTGAGCTCCTGCCTCCAGAGCTGCGGTTCTGCCGGGCGTTGAAGCGTGGCGGCCTAGTGGTGGAGGACGTCCTGTTTGAAACCTTGCCTTCAGATATCAGAGACAAAATGAAGGCTGAGTGA